GGAAAAGCCATtagggaggggggaaaagagcAATGATGCTAAAACATTGGGGCGAAATGGTGCAAACTCGCACAACAGAAGAAAATATGGCATTACACTTCCTGTGTAGGTGACCATCTACATTTTTCCGTTTGGTTGTTGGATTTCAACTCAAGATTATTTTCATCTCCttggccattgtgtgtgtgtgtgtgtgtgtgtgtgtgtgtgtgtgtgtgtgtgtgtggtcttaccCGGCCTTGCTTCCCTTCTTCAGGCCCTTGCTCTTGGTCTTGTGGGCCTTGCTGGAGTCGTCCCATTTGCGTTTGGAGGagagctccttctccttctccctctccttgtccTTCCTCCGCTTCTTCTCCTTggacttctccttctccttcttctttggcTTGAGCACGGGCACCTGGGACAGCAGCTGCAACTGTTGGTGCATGGCCTTTAGCTGCGGCACAACACAGGGGACAATAAGGTCACAACACGGTCGTGATACAGATGACAACACGGTCATGATACAGATGTCAACACGGTCACGACACAGGGGACAACACGGTCACGACACAGGGGACAACACGGTCACAACACAGGGGACAACACGGTCACGACACAGGGGACAACACGGTCACAACACAGGGGACAACACGGTCACAACACAGGGGACAACGAGGTCACTTTGTAACTAGTTATGGAACGACGATTGGCAGATTCAGATCCCGTCTTTCTGATACACAGTGGTCACGAGAGGCAGTTGTAGACTGACCAAAAAAAGATAAATAGAATGTCGTTTAATGACAATAATGTCTGTAGGCTACTAGGTCTCTGCCTACCCACCCCTAAAAAAAACGCCTCGGATCTACACAATTCTATTTTgggatcaaaacggcgaatttcgccaaaaggtgacaagtttgcaggtatgtaaaCTTCAATGAACTGGTATTTTGCCATGCAACTACAGCCACTTAGAAACCTATAAATAACAAGGTCTACTATAAAACATGGATTCATTCTTCATCACCAATACTGATGATGCTTCGTGGGCATCATCCCGCTGCCTGTCCTGCCTTGCCAAACGGATCTAGTAGAGCCAGCGCTGCTGCTTTGATGCCTAGCAACAGAGCAACAGGTCTAATGAAGTCAGGTGACGACTGAGGACACCACCGGACTCAGcaggcagctcagctcagctcagctggccTCCCTTCCTGAGCACTCCCTCCCCATCACATATAGCACCATTTCAAAACTGGAAGGAAACCTGCTGTATAACATTGTTACATTGTCAGATTTTGACCTGGTGGTCATGGGTTCTATTGTCAATCCACTCCCAGGGagcgagagcacgagagagagcgagagagagagagagagagagagaaagagaacgagagagagagagagagagagaaagaaagaaacagaacgagagaaagagagagcacgagagagagcacaagagagacagagagagagcgcacgagagagagagaaagagagagcacaagagagacagagagagagagcatgagagagagagagagagagagagagagagagagagagagagagagagaaagagagcacgagagagagagagagagcacgagagagagagcacgagagagagagagagagaacgagagagagagagagagagagaacgagagagagagagagagagcgcgagagcgagcaagacagagagagtgagagagcgagagagtgagaacgagagagagagagagaaagcgcgagagggagcaagacagagagagtgagagagcgagagctgctACCTGCTGTGTGAGGTTGGCCAGGTGTTTGGCTCgcgtctcctcgtcctcctcctctgacTCTGATGAGCTGTCGGACTCTGAGGAGCTGCCGCTGCTCTCCGAGCTGGAGGGGCTTCCCAGGATCCTCTTCTCCCGCGGGCCCGCCGGCCGACCCCCGAACTCGCTCTTCACCGGCTCCGGGGGAATCTTGGCGAAGCGCGACTCAAACacctcctgtcacacacacacacacaccaccagtatCGGCGAATAAAACAATCGGCTTCTGGATGGATTTCTCATCTTTAAAAGGCTACAATGTctgcagtctgaagctcttcatgCCCTGCTGCAGCACTTTGAACTTCAACAAGAACATAAAGCAGCGTTTTGGACAGAAAATGTCGCCTTTCTTAGCACATCTTGCTGAGTTCAAGCTGCATGAGTCAGTGCTTTGAAATTGTTACCTGACAGATGCAGCCAGTATAAAAGCCCAATCTCAAGAAGAATACCAGACATCCAACAAGCAAGTGCAACAATAATGTGAATGTAAACGGCCAACTGCAAACGGCAAAAAAATTTCCCTTGGCTTTGTAATGTCACAAAAATTAAGCCTATGAATATCTTGTTACCCACTCATTAAAAAGACTAAGTGCAGTATAATGAAACTAATTAAATCAAGCTCTCATTGAGATATTATCATTATTTAAATTACAAGTAACATTATATATTACTATAAataattaattatattatatatataatattagtATAAACAGAGAACACTGCGTTTCCATTGTGGTATGGTCAGGGGTGAAGTGAAACCCACCTGGAGCCTCTGAGCCATGGCCACCACCTCGTGCGTCGGGGGGTTGTACTTGTAGCAGTTGGAGAACATCAGCCGGATGTCAGCCGCAAACTGCAAGGCATCCGTGTACTCACGGTtgtccatttttttctgtgaaaggCAAGAAGAGAAAGAATCCCAGTTAGATCTCACAGACATCCAATTCCTATTAGCCTGGTGCAGGGTCAAAGCATAAAGTTCATGTAAGAAAAGGAAGAACCGCACACGGttgagccagagagagtagagagagagaggctccattggcccattgtttccgggttctattattgggggggaaatccccctttaggcagacctaggcagacctgaggactgttctattcaatgctaggagcattatgacacggccctttgggcagaccggaacctggtcacattaggtgcccatagaaacctattatgttggcatatctctatacttaaagaatctctggttgagctcccttttaatccattttattaTTTTCGTTTCGGGCCACCACTGCTCTTCCTCAGACTCAAAGTCTCACACTCACGTCACGTAAGTAAAAAAGGACAGTCAGTGTGTTCTTTCCAGACCACCCACGTGTAGTACGGTACATGGTCTACCAGACCAGTGTTTCGCCGCAggaccccctcaggggtgccgcggaaatgtggctgataaatcaattatgtaatataatacacatttgtctaaattgataagttaatgttagtcagtggaatctttcatctgccatttacacacaataaagacaCACAATAAAACACTGTAACAGACTACCATACACCTCCACCCAGCGACCCACTGGGGAAGAGCGCCATCTGTACTGTGCTGCCCAGCAACGCTCGCTCAGGGCAGACCTACTGCTgtgctgacaggcaggcaggcaagccaccatgcagcttGCTCTGCACCCTTTTATTATTACCTTCCTACCAGAGGCAgtgctagagcagtggttcttaacctggggtgcgggcaccgcctgggggtgcgccagagatttcagggggtgcacggaattttgctGCTGTGGAGGATgcaaccaaaattctgcttgcgaacattataattaggccaaaacaaaaccaaatgaaaacatgttttggtctccATGTAAAGTGGTTAAGGTATTGAATAAAATATCAAGCAAGAATCATCGTAATTTATCACTCAAATCAGtgtttagtgcatatacacatgtagacgtttgggatgggggtgcgcggcttatcTTGGCACAGGTgagggggtgcgttaaggaaaaaaaggttaagaaccaatgTGCTAGAGGACCCacactgtgtgtaatgtattaaGCTCGGGTATAGAATACCACAACATTGAAAGTGATGTGCGTTGAAATTTTTCTTTTGTAGATTTTAGTTTTCTAATATAAAACTAGTCAAATCATTCCAAGATTGACTGATTTAAAATTATTGGGAAAAAGTATAATTTTTTAACCTGACGGAGTGTTGAGGGTGAATCTACTAACCTTAATCTTATATGCTTAGGGCAAGTGATGCTGACCCATAGGTTCCTATGTCAATGGTCTTCTACGCAATGTCATAGAAATCGTGACGGCAACATGACCGACTCACTAGTTTTATGTTAAACCATGCTTCTTTGCTCATAGGTTAAAATGCTCAGTTAGCAATGATTAGCCGTATAGTTCTCATGTCTATGGGATGCTAGACTACGCTGTAGTAGTGAGTAGTACTGCTCTGGACTAACACACGACTGACTCAATACTAGTTAGCTAGTTAGTAGTTTCATGTGCTGCTTTACCCGTATGGTTCCCATGTCTATGGGATGCTAGACTATGCTGTAGTATTGAGTAGTACTCCTCTGGAATAAAACACGACTGACTCAATACTAGTTAGCTAGTTAGTAGTTTCATGTGCTGCTTACCCGTATGGTTCCCATGTCCATGGGCTGCTGCACGATGTCGTAGTAGTCGTGCAGGCCGAGGGCCGCCACGTCGACGGGCTTGTAGAAGGGCCAGGCGTAGGCGTAGTGTTTCTTGGCGAACAGCTCCTTGAGGATGGCGCAGCAGTGCTTGAGGCGCTCGGGCAGCTTGGGCCTCTTGGGCCCGTGGTGCTGCTGGGGCGAGTCGGGCAGGTCCTTGCACGGCGGCTTGATGGGCCGGCCGCTGCCCCGCCGCGAGCACAGCTTCAGGGCCTTGGCCCCCGCCGGGCCGGTGGCCACTCCCACCGTTGGCTCCGGGACCAGAGCCGGGGCCAACATTGGGGCCGGGGCCGCAGGCGACTCACTGGAGGGGGGCAGCAGGGGGGGCCCGCCCGGGGTGGTGGTGTCTGCTTTTCGCTTCACACCTTTCTTGATCTGCAAGTGCAACACAGGGAACCACAAGTTAATGTTTGTCATCAATCATTACAATGTAaacatgtttatttttttgtaaagaCAAAATGTATGCGACCCAATTCAGATATATTCATCAATGCAAAATGTTCTCCAAGCTACTGCATATGGCATGCTAGTATACTGCCAAAATGTCACGCTGAAAATATTTTCTAAGGGAgcatgtaataacatgtactccAGTTGTACTTCCATGTTATTAGACCAGTTAtttcactgtacctaatgagaaaGTACACTGTCATTAAAGCCCCGTAAAAATAAAGAGTTGCCATACTTTCTAAGGGAGCCATTTCTATGTGTTGTTGGATAGGgatgggtatcgcagccatgttcctgtatcgatttgatttcgattcttagggctttgaatcaattaatcacgattcaattcgattcgattcattgcgaatcgattcaatccgttccattcttggtgcaaggatttccctcaaaagatgctgttgcctatgtttacataaaaaatgtcaaagggctgtggtttgacagtgttaacagattgctaatttgtaataagtaggcctaggcctaatttactaatacctactgggtattttccatagacctaaattaaacaaaaagaacaaaaaaagagagaacaaaaaaatcgattttgtgctctgtgatattgatcgattatcgattattttacccagccctattgtTGGAGGCTTTGATTATTTTcggctgagaagagaagagaggattgtCACTAACTTTTGCAGTGATCTGAGCAGAGAGGGGGGTGCTGGGCATAGTGTGGAGGGCCTCAGGAGGGATGACCGTCACTGTCTGCTGGAACACCACCTCTGACACCGGGGAGTGGGGCCTCTGCTTTACCAGACCTGCAGaccgggggggagagagaggcggggggagagaaggagagcaggagaggagcaagagaaagagagagagagagcaggagagagagagagagagagagagagagagagagagagagagagagagagaggcggggggagcgggagagcgagagagagcgagagagagcggcgagagagagaggcgggggagagagaaagagagagagagagaaaacaaggggTTCAAGTTCTCCCGAGAGGTAGTTTTTCCATGAATGTTTGTGCTATTGTGCAGACTAGGCTTTATCAGGGGATAAGAGAGCAGAGCCGAGCACGCTTAAGCACCTGCTGACGTCTTCCTACCCTTCCCCGGAGCCTTGGTCGTCATGGCGATCACCTCCGTCTCTTCCTGGGGCATATCCTTCACCTTGTCCAGGAAGAACTTTTCCAGGGACTGGGCCATGTGGACTATGTCGTCTCCAGGCtgtgcagagagggagggaggcagaaagaGATCAGTGATTCCAaaccaggggtacgtgcaccACTAAGGGCACACGAGCACACTAGGGGgcacgtggaaaaatgtaataacacCAACTGTATGGAGCATGGTCAAgttgggaaagaggaagagatatagatcATGAGTGAGAGATGAATGAGGATTAGGGGATAcacaatagggctgcacaatatagcGAAAATATATCAAAATCACAATACCGGTaccaagagtggcgatatgtgtatcgcgaaaatgaccTAATTATCACAAACAATAAAACTTTCTGTAGATGTGCAAGAATCCCACTATGGCCaaacccatgcccccccccccccccccccccccccccccccccccccccccccccccccccccccccccccccacccccccccccccccccccccccccccccccgcccgacAAATTAATGACAAGAAAAACACGCAACtttatttctaaatattgttatCGAGGTATTGAATGCGGTCATCGACTATCATGTTTCgttttctgatattgtgcagccctagtacacaagacaaaaaaggttgtgaaacaTCGAGTTACCTAACGAGTCATTCAGCCAActcacttgacagtcaactgacCAAGTTTAGTAGTAGTGAGCAACTTGATTACTATGGTATTTGGAACTTGAagacttttctcttttcctcttttggcAGGAACAGGCCCCTGTAGCTTACCCTGTTGTACAGGTAGCAGTTGGTGAACATGGTGTTGAAGTCCTCCAAACACTCCATAGCTTTCCAGTAGTAGTTATTGTCCAGTCGCTTTTTGATTGTGTTCAGATCCATGGGCTTCTTAATGATTGTGTAGTAGTCCTGAGAAGAGAGAAGTGATACCAAAATAAATACCGCAatttcggccgcagaaaatattcaaaagcaaaaaaaggcactttcggttttcggccaaaagccaattgagtggccgaatccgAGGCCgattagaaaatgaattgaaaatgggcattcattaaaataatttcagttctactctaacatttgaagacttcaaatacacatttattttctttcaaaaacatgtcaaaacatttattgtaaacggTAGATTTAAACTatttttaaaaaagtgaaaaacctaacttttgactgaattgtaatattcggtttcggtattcggccaagtgattaattattattcggtttcggccacaaattttcatttcggtgcacctctaaaatACAGATTTaaaaatcatcatcataattgcagaaacagaaaaaaatgcatttgtgAAACTGTATATTAATTAAATGTAGGCAGCACTTTTAAATGCTTTATTTTTAACAACAGTGCAACATTACATTGTGAATTCAATGACCAGATGTCTGTCACTTCTTATTAACATCATTTCTATAtacgtacatgtgcacacacacagacacacacactgtgctcatTGTTGCTCTCTTGGGCATTGGTGGGGGGGTCTGGTGCTACTTACGGGTAGCTTGAGCTGCACAGCGTCCACGGGGTATCTGAAGGGC
This is a stretch of genomic DNA from Engraulis encrasicolus isolate BLACKSEA-1 chromosome 6, IST_EnEncr_1.0, whole genome shotgun sequence. It encodes these proteins:
- the brdt gene encoding bromodomain testis-specific protein isoform X5 translates to MAHVTQPPIARMAGNPPPPDYKNPKKPGRLTNQLQYLERVVRSLWKHQFSWPFRYPVDAVQLKLPDYYTIIKKPMDLNTIKKRLDNNYYWKAMECLEDFNTMFTNCYLYNRPGDDIVHMAQSLEKFFLDKVKDMPQEETEVIAMTTKAPGKGRKTSAGLVKQRPHSPVSEVVFQQTVTVIPPEALHTMPSTPLSAQITAKIKKGVKRKADTTTPGGPPLLPPSSESPAAPAPMLAPALVPEPTVGVATGPAGAKALKLCSRRGSGRPIKPPCKDLPDSPQQHHGPKRPKLPERLKHCCAILKELFAKKHYAYAWPFYKPVDVAALGLHDYYDIVQQPMDMGTIRKKMDNREYTDALQFAADIRLMFSNCYKYNPPTHEVVAMAQRLQEVFESRFAKIPPEPVKSEFGGRPAGPREKRILGSPSSSESSGSSSESDSSSESEEEDEETRAKHLANLTQQLKAMHQQLQLLSQVPVLKPKKKEKEKSKEKKRRKDKEREKEKELSSKRKWDDSSKAHKTKSKGLKKGSKAGPHKDFLAMSDDEVPVLPMTYEEKRRLSLDINKLPGDKLGKVVAIIKAREPALRDTNPEEIEIDFEMLKLSTLRTLQAFVQTCLRKRRKNPDPEKKAQKSKGEKSGSKKEADKQNGGEEAPKRTKAKNEPSAVVGDVGPPSRLSDSSSSSSSGSSSSDSSCSDSSDSESVPPLLSPLTSPPGLPSSCPELNTAARQRDESGGDRSPHSKLQGARHPDGEDPLRPNADLAKTGQPKKGIVVKNVDSWASLAKISSLPSSTLKASKEAFQQFRRVAMEKEERERAVRRQQLDPAARDRKLPDKSGPPQPAVPAARSEPEPLARQDSLESGELAIMAEILDQPKAAETQPAEPEAPTPAAAPSSAASNAEMARQREMLRKREQERRRREAMAVIDISMQSDIMATFEKNLD